The region aatgtttctacagctggatgtccttcctaacgctaatcactctgagagtgtagtgggtgctttttacgtgtcaccagcatgagggccagtcaggttgCACTGGCAACAATTACGCTTGGAtgatgccttttacgtgccactggcacgggaccaCTCAGGGTGtattggcatcaaccacgctcaaatggtgctttttacgtgccactggcatgggtgccaatcgggcagtactgtcatcggccatgacagCAACTTCACTTGCcttaacaggtcttcacaagtgttATGTactgcccaatgattgaagggtactcttaaatgggctggatATGCTGCACTGACACAGGCCACGGTTATGGTgcatccataaataaataaataaatgcatgttaAATGTTAAGGGGTTAAAGTTAATCTTAGGGAGATTAGAATTAATAACTGATTTCAAGCACTTTTGTATCTTTAGGTAATATTCAGAAGATATTGAGAAGATATTAAATCTacagttatgaaaatattttgggggCCAAATAGATGAGAACATTACAAAAACCTGGTAAGGACAGAACATTAGGAAATATTTTGTCCAATAGAATTTTGCTCACCAATATCAATTTATGGAAAGCATTTTTATCAATTTGAAATTTCAGTCTAGAAAAAGTAACCATCGCTGTGATATCATTAGTAATTTGATTGTCTGATAGAACTGAAAGGAagtgaaaattattaataaaatgaaatccttattttttttactgtttatttttctgttattttctgttttattctgtgAACTGTGCAtgcacattttgtttttgttgttgtctttctttatttcactgaATGCTGTTTTTTGGTATTCATTTTTACCCTTTGCAGATGTTTTGTGGTGCATCTGAGCTCTGTATACAAtaaagtcattattattactaaatgacaagctggcagaattgttactggacaaaatgctttgcagcatttcccCTGGCTCTTttcatactgagttcaaatgtcaccaaggtttacttcacttttcatcctttcagggtcagtaaaataggcaccagttaagaagtggggttgatgtaatcaacttgctccctccccaaaatttcaaactttgtgcctaaagtagaaaggattatcatcattaaggtggagagctggcaaaattcttagtgcatcggacaaaatactccacaacatttcttttggctttttacgtcctgagttcaaattctactgaggttgacttcacctttcattctttcaggagtgataaaataaataccagttgatcactggggtcgatggtaaCAAGTagtctcctccctcaaaatttaaggctttatgcctatagttgagagaattattattcttattaaaaccGAACAAAAGTTCAAATCTAGTTAAAATTAAGCATGCTATTCTAGaatgttatttctttctctttcctatcAGCTGCAGACACATGTTTTGATATCTTTGTAATCTTCTCAGTAGAGTTCATGGACAATTATTGAATTTAAGTTAAAGTTAAGTTTTTCAGAGCTATGCATGAACATAGTTTTCttggaaacatgaaatgaaatagtaGTGTGACCAAAGAGACATCTTCATCCATCAAATTAGATGGGTTTAGTAATATCCAGATGTTTTTCATTAGAGAAATTCACACAAATTTCACTGGGGAAGTTCATTCAAATCAGTGGAGTTTTGTTTTGTAAGGACGAAAATAACACGtactgtgtaatatatatatattctatggtgCAACTAGTTCCTTTTGCTGATCAATAGTCAAAGACTTATATATAGAATCAGAAATGGAATGAATGTCTTTGTACTTTGAATTCTAGGCTGACTCTAATATAGTATTTTGTATCCTATGGAATTTCACACTATATTTTACAGTAAACAATAATTACTTCTGTcagaaaaatgaaatgattaaCAACGACAGATCATCTACCCTTCCTTGATCTGAGCTAaacaaaaaagttaaaaagaaaataataataaaaagacccaataaatatgtaattttttgcTTTATCCTTTCTCAAagagaaacagtttttttttatacttactaTATACAAATTCTTAgtgatagatatttattttacatccaAGGGCCCCATACACCATTATTTGCAAATGGATCTGCTCTCAGATCCATATAAGGATTATGACAGGGAACAGCTGTCTTATTGTAAAATGCAAGTCTGTCTAAAATCATTCGCAGCTTTTGAGGATAAGCATCTGATAAATCTTTCCTTTCCAACGGATCTCTGGCAATGTTAAACATCCAGACATTTTTCTCTGGAGGATCTCTGTCTTGCATGGTTAAATCCTTCATGTAGTGGGGTGCCAACCAGTGACCGCGAcctgaaacaacaaaacaattacagACTTAGACTGTAATTAGATGTTAATTTTAGTAGTCAAGTAGCTCAAGTTTTATCAAAGTTACGTCCCTTGATAGAGTTACTTCCCCAGTTTACACAAACGCCTACAAAAACTAAGAGATGTGACTGGCCATCGGTGTACGAACAATAAAGACACCTGATGCCTCCCACCcccatttcttcctttttataagaCTTTTTCACTGTTTGCTTCCTGTGCATACTCCATGTACTGTTCGTGCAATTCTGATAACTTTTTCTGATGGGTTgttgtgcacctgagcactgtatacaataagttaattattataattaaatatgggTACaccaaataccatacaacatgaGTTACCACCACATCTAGAAGATGTGTCACAGTTAGCAAATGAGAGAAGATAATCTCAAAGATCAAGGAATCTCCATTGTTGACGTAACATTAACGAAAGAGACAGGTTTgttgtctggagataagagggTAACTATGGACAAGTGTTTCTGCCTCAGTAGGTTTCATCAGCATGGCTGTTAGCCTACCTTATCTCCAGTAGCCACATTTATGGGCCTAggtaataaattaaacaaaaataagcaaagcgaaatctctcagagtggttagtggCATGTATTTGAGTAACGTAGATAAATACAGGTATCCCTTCTCAAACGGAGCTGGGTTTATTTGCCATTTGAGACaggtggagataattttaatgaattaagaagTCATATTGTATTTGATATTCGTGTATTAAGTTGATCATCAAAATACCCTCTAAGCAAAATAAACTGATTGTTGCTTAGagtacaaagaaaattaaattcttgTGCGGTTACTGCAAAATAAGTAATATCATTGTAATAATTGATTCCTTATTTActgaaaaatgtaatatttaataaaagtaaAGGTCACATCATGTGGAGAGATGAAAATACCAACATTTATTTCTGACTTTCACAATTCTTTTGGATTAATTATTGCTACATAGTTACACACAAGATTCTTCTAATTCTGAATTTTACCTGTGTAATGCATGGTTTAGAAGTGGGGTCCTTTTCAAAGGCTGGTTCTGAACAAAAAGTGTATTTCTACTATTTATGTCATGCTATTTTAGCTTACCTTGTTTGCCTGTCATAACTTTCCATGCTCCAAATCGAATCGATGCTTTGATCCTTGTGTCAAATTTTGTACCTGACAATTTATCACCATGTGGATAGTGGCAGGAGTCTATGTTGAACAGTATCTCTTTACGTTTTGTCTGGGTACCATAactgtaagaaaagaaagaaagaaggaaaaatatgacTATGACATGTTGAAAACACCAATAAAAACAGCAGTATTTATTCTTAATGATATCAATAGTTGAGTTCCTTTCTTCTTGCCTATCCTTTTCCTTGAGATCTTTAGTGAAAGTAATATTGCATCACTTGTTTAAAATTTCtcaaagatttattttatatcatgcaTTTGTTGAACAATGAGCATTATTAGTTCCAGATTTCCAATAGCCTAATCACTGGTTCGATATATTGTTTAacgaaggtggcaagctggccgaatcgttagcacgccgtgcgaaatgcttagtggtatttcgtctgtccttatgttctgagttccatttccaccgaagttgattttgcctttcatccatttgggttgataaattgagtacaaGTTGTGAaatggggttgatctaatcgactggctccctcccccaaaatttcagaccttgtgcctacagtagaaaggattgttagatatttataaggcagtgagctggcagaatcgttagcacaccgggcaaaatgcttagcagtattttgtttgtctttatgttctgagttcaaattccaccaaggtcaactttgccttttattctttcggggtcgataaattaagtaaattaagtatactggggtcaatctagtcgactggctccctctcaaaaatttcgggccttgtgcccagagtagaaaagaatatattgttgaCAGAAATAATGAAAAGTGATGACTGTAAAATGTAAGAGAACAAATTACCACACTGCTGAAAAAGACAAGCTTAGCACATCCCTCTTGGGGGATGCCTTTGAGATATCTATAACGAAGTAAGTGTGGGCTTGATATGTGTTGCCTAGGTTGTGGCTGCATAGTGCATGGTTGGGGAATATGAAATgggaatgaagaaaagaaatgttgaTGGTGGATTTGGAAGCGTGAGTTCTCCCAATGAGTGAAATCAGATAGTGGTTGAGAGAGTCCTCCttccatttgtctctctctctctaggtttCCTTAACATTGAAGTTTTTTTTACTAaggattaacaacaacaacaacaaaaaattgtatGGAAGACAATCTGGACAAACCTGATACTTTTCCACTGGTCATAACCAGCAAGATCCTTGGTTCCATTTAGACTGCCTCCAGCCAGTCGCACAAATGTTGGGAACCAGTCTGATATGTGTATTAGTTGTCTTGAAATGATACGATTTCGTTTTAATAGCTTGCTATATACAAATCCTACACCGCGTATACCTCCTTCCCAATACCGGCCTTTTCCACCACGAAGGGGCCAGTTTGATGATCCCTTTATTGTGCTGCCACCATTATCtgttggaaagaaaagaaaagaaattcacaTAATTAGGAGGTTTTGGCTGAGGTTACTTGTCCTGGGATCATGTGATTGTATTAAGGTGGGTGATAGATTAGGTCACCACCCAAGTACAGGAACAATCCCATTGATGGGCCTCTAAACAGTTTTTGTCAACCATGTTTCAGTCTTTAGGCCATGTGGAAAATTCTTGCCAAAGATGGTGTGGAGTGGTATTGAATCCATTAAACTGGGGGACTAAACAACATTTTGTaacaactcttttactcttttacttgtttcagtcatttgactgcggccatgctggaacaccacctctagtcgagcaaattgaccccaggacttattctttgtaagcctcgtacttattctatcggtctcttttgccgaaccgctaagttacagggacgtaaacacaccagcatcggttgtcaagcaaagttggggggacaaacacagacacacaaacttatacacacacatacatatatatacatatatacgacgggcttctttcagtttccatctaccaaatccactcacaaggctttggtcagcccgaggctacagtagaagacacttgcccaaggtgccatgcagtgggactgaacccagaaccatgtggttggtaagcaagctacttaccacacagccaaaccagTGATCTATATGcttaacatacaaaaaaaaagatcCCCTGGAAAATCTCTCTCAGATCCACCCTGTCAATTGAAACAAATAGATGGAGACATGAGATGATAAGGTATAACATAGATACACAATATCTGAAAAATAAGtggaatggtcacaactggagtgcctttgatcataggtctcttCCGTCAGGACTGATAAGGgtctaaacaacaatgataaaacaaCTAATGTGAAATGTCATCATTGTTTGACTGCAGAAGCAGACAGCCATCATCCTACCGCTTGACCAATTATAGTATCTATAATTAATGATCAAATCCTGATTAATAACCAGGATCATTAGTGAGATTTTAATCTGTATGCAGAATTTGAATCGTTAGGcaaaaactgaactcagaatgtaaagatccagGACTATTACTATGAAGCTTTTCATCTGCTGATTTAGCAATTTCACCataggcagagttgacctcagtgagatttgaagcCAGTTTACAGAGAATCAAAGCAAATACTACATGGCATTTTATTTGATATGCTAATGACTTAGCAAATTCActgacttaataaaaaaaaagtagaataaaaaaaagcattaaaaaaaacaaagcaaaattttaTAACCTGTTGAAAACACAAAGATAGTATTTTTCCACATCATTTTCTTCTTGAGGAGCGTAATGAGATATCCAATGCTTTCATCAATGCAGGACACCATTCCTACAGATTAGAGAATCCTGGATTACTATTTCTGTATACACAATAGTTATTTATTGGATAAAAATTGTTGGGGTTTTGAACGCACATTTATGGCAACACCTCAACACAAATGTATTATAACACATGTGACAAGAGTTACAGCATATGATTAGAAtcaacacatgtaaacacatgtaaacacatgtaaacacatgtaaacagaacatatataaatacaattacaaCATACCTAATCACCGTTCCAATTGAAGTTACCACAGTTcatctccctcttttctctctctctctcttacacacacaagcacacacattataattaaccacacataaatataatacaaataatcacTATCTACCATGCATATATGCTTAGAATTATCTCATACAATTACAATCACAGGTAATTTATaaccataaatataattacaattaatataaacaattatgacaTGTCGTCACAAATGCAACGCCCACACAATTCCAATTTGGACCCATTTCATTTCAATTACAGCacataataacaattaaaaatagacGTAATTACAGTTATGATACATGTAATCATAATTACAAGATGCATTGTTCCATATGGGCCAAATGAAGTGTAATATCTTTTATTCATTGCTTTGatagataataattatataaaaaggaaatgTAGAACATCAGACTTAAttcattacattattttaatttttcatgtcCTGGAAACACTGTGAACGCAGGGGTGACAAAAAGGGAAGGCAATGAAGGTTGAATTTGAGcactaaaaagacaaaaatgtaaGACATTGACTCCATGTGCTTCTTTAATAGTCAGATGTTCTTTCTGTCACTTACTCTCTAATAAAGGATATTTCTATGATTTGCATGAAACTGGTCTGCAGTACCAAAAGGGTTGGAGACCATTGCGTGTTGTTCCTACGAGTCTGTTAACTTTAATTGGTGAAATAAACCAAACTCACTGACCTGCTAGTCTCCTCCTTTCTCCTGAGGGTATCCAAGAATTCTTGTAGAGTTCTTTGTACTTCAGTGGCACCTTCAAAGGGGTATGTACTGCTTGCAGGGACAGGAGTAAGAACATTGGctgaaatgaaatcaaacaaaCGAGTTTAgaggtttttgtatgtatgtgtatgtgataatgtgtgtgtgagtgagtgagagagagagagagagagtgaatgagtgagtatgtgtatgtgtggatctgtgtggtaagtatatgcacatatgtggatatgtgtttgtgagagtgtatatataataatgcgtgtatgtatgtggatctGTGTgctatgcatatgcacatatgtggatgtgtgttaattaatattaaaatataagctGTGGAGCGACAGAATCAGAACATCGGGTAAAATGTTTTTGCTGTATTTAGTTACagttctttacactctgagttccaATACAGCCAAAGTCAACATTGCTTCCTGGGGTCACATCATTAAGATGTAGATTAGAAGTTAAAACTTCCTACAGGATGTTGGACAGAATGTCTTTTGGTATTAAGTTACATAccattacgctctgagttcaaatccttaaGGTGTtagttttatctttcatccttccaggatcaattaaataaaacaccagtcaaaTTAATCTATAAGttaatctacagggtgtccacaaggtctgggtacatggagtaaatgaaatcataacataaacaattaaatataagaaataataatttcttaaagtatgtgttaatcttcatgtgggtacatggagtaaatgaaatcataatataaacaattaaatataagaaataatttcttaaagtatgtgttaatctccatgtacccagactttgtggacaccctgtatattcctTTAAGACAGCCGAGATGAGACTAAAAGTATAATAGATAACAAAGAAGATTTTttgccttttctctctctgttaagCTCATGGGAGTcgttttgttaatatatttctgttaaaatactctTCCTTTGTTCCTTTGTGTctcttcattttgaaaataatgaagaatttaggaaaataactttgtcattgttaatctggtgtttggaacttgaattaacatgaaattttgatggaagattctAATTTAGATCACCTTAAGCAGAAAAATTGTATCATAGAACTACGAGCAGTCTTAGGCAGGtgatatcaaaaaggttaataaaTACGAATGAAATTGAGAtcttaaaaccaaggtgccatgtaaaaagtattagAATGGTTGCTAGTGCCTTGTAAGAAGCACTGGTGATGGAGCCATGTAAAAAAcagccagtacactctgaaaagtggttggcattaggaagggcatccagccatagagacgaaaccaaaacagactgtggaacctgTTGTGGCCCCCAGGCCTTTCCAGTC is a window of Octopus bimaculoides isolate UCB-OBI-ISO-001 chromosome 10, ASM119413v2, whole genome shotgun sequence DNA encoding:
- the LOC106871320 gene encoding arylsulfatase B yields the protein MILARKLYIKLNGVVFTLAVFLCHVWLCSSYSRRKYYKRPVKPNIVFVLVDDLGWDDIGYHNPDIISPNLNKLANNGIKLDNYYVQPTCTPSRSQLLTGRHLIHMGFQHTNIKPMEPTGLPLDSPTLAEKLKENGYTTHLIGKWHQGHYAQKYLPTNRGFDSFYGLLTGSGNHYTHRRCFLGYCGYDLWNNTTPDFSYKNKRIYSTHLFTKKAAQLIRKHNTKKPMFLLLSLQAVHTPLKVPLKYKELYKNSWIPSGERRRLAGMVSCIDESIGYLITLLKKKMMWKNTIFVFSTDNGGSTIKGSSNWPLRGGKGRYWEGGIRGVGFVYSKLLKRNRIISRQLIHISDWFPTFVRLAGGSLNGTKDLAGYDQWKSISYGTQTKRKEILFNIDSCHYPHGDKLSGTKFDTRIKASIRFGAWKVMTGKQGRGHWLAPHYMKDLTMQDRDPPEKNVWMFNIARDPLERKDLSDAYPQKLRMILDRLAFYNKTAVPCHNPYMDLRADPFANNGVWGPWM